CCAAAGAAACGCCGGAAATGCCCGGCAGCATCCAATCCAACAAAATCAGATCCGGGCGAGAATCCAAAGCGATTTTCCCGCCTTCTTCGGCATTTTCGGCTTCCAGAACTTGATACCCTGAAGAACTCAAGGTGAACTTCAGCATATCGCGAATAGCCGCTTCGTCTTCGATAACTAGAATGGTCTTTTGAGCCAAGTCGATTTCTCCGTTTAGGATTCCGATGAATTCTCGGCCTCTAATTCTGCCATAAACTTAGACAGTTTTTCAGTGTTCATGTGGCGAACGTCTTTACCTTCGGTCAAATACACCATGCTTTCGGCAATATTTGCGGCATGATCGGTAATTCGCTCGCTGGCACGCAGCGCCAAAACCATTTCAAGCAGATACTTACACTCGATCTCCGGCTTGCTGAATGCCTTCTCCATTTCGGCCATCGCTTCTTTCAAAGCCACGTCCATACGTTCTTCGTCACCGACGATGTGTACGACATTCCCCAAGTCCAGATTGGCAAAAGCATCCATCGCCTTGCCAAGCATGTCCATTCCGCAGACGGTCATTTCGACCAACGCCTGATAACCCGGCATTGCCTGACAACCATAAGGCGATTCGGCCATAACGCCGGCCAGTCTGGCAACCTTGACGGCTTCGTCCCCCATTCGTTCCAGATCAACCGCGATACGGATCGCGATGATGATCAGGCGCAGATCAGATGCAGTCGGCTGTTGACGAGCCAGTACGCGAGCGCTCAAGCGGTCAATTTCCATCTCTTCCTTGTTAATGACCTTATCGATGCGCTTCACTTCCTGCACCACATCACTGTCATCGCATTTCAAGGCTTCGATTGTCTGTTCAAGCTGACTTTCGACCAATCCGCCCATTTCCAACACTTGATTGAACAGATCCTCCAGGTCGCGATTCATCCGTTCAGATATATGACGGTTATATTCAGAATTTTGCATAAGTTTATCTCCTCAAAAATTATTCTTAACCGTAACGACCTGTAATGTAATCTTCGGTACGCTTAACCTTGGGATTGGTAAACAGAGTGTCCGTATCAGTATATTCGATCAATTCGCCCATATACATAAAGGCAGTGTAATCGGAAACACGCGCTGCCTGTTGCATATTGTGAGTAACGATCAGAATCGTAAAGTTCTTCTTCAATTCAAAGATCAGCTCTTCAATCGCCAAGGTAGAAATCGGATCCAATGCCGACGTCGGCTCATCCAGAAGGAGAACTTCCGGCTTGATGGCAATCGCGCGTGCAATGCACAAACGCTGCTGCTGCCCGCCGGACATTCCCAAAGCGTTTTCGTTCAGACGATCTTTGGCCTCTTCCCAAAGCCCGGCACCTTTCAGCGCCCACTCCACGGTTTCGTCCAGAACCGATTTATCGGAGATACCCTGCAAACGCAAACCGTAGCATACATTTTCGTAAATCGATTTTGGGAAAGGGTTCGGCTTTTGAAACACCATTCCGACACGACGGCGCAAAGCGGCTACATCCATATCTTTGGAGTACATGTCATCGCCGTGTAGAGTCATCTCACCTTCGGTGCTGACAATGTCAATCAGATCATTCATACGGTTAAAGCAGCGCAACAAAGTAGACTTACCGCACCCGGACGGGCCGATAAAAGCGGTGACGCGATGCTCTGGCACCGACATGGTGACCTTATGCAAGGCGCGCTTGTCGCCATAGTATAAATCCCAGTCCTTCACTTCAATGG
Above is a genomic segment from Thiomicrorhabdus sp. containing:
- the pstB gene encoding phosphate ABC transporter ATP-binding protein PstB is translated as MSENNVSIAMDRENRQLSLADEKIAIEVKDWDLYYGDKRALHKVTMSVPEHRVTAFIGPSGCGKSTLLRCFNRMNDLIDIVSTEGEMTLHGDDMYSKDMDVAALRRRVGMVFQKPNPFPKSIYENVCYGLRLQGISDKSVLDETVEWALKGAGLWEEAKDRLNENALGMSGGQQQRLCIARAIAIKPEVLLLDEPTSALDPISTLAIEELIFELKKNFTILIVTHNMQQAARVSDYTAFMYMGELIEYTDTDTLFTNPKVKRTEDYITGRYG
- the phoU gene encoding phosphate signaling complex protein PhoU, which encodes MQNSEYNRHISERMNRDLEDLFNQVLEMGGLVESQLEQTIEALKCDDSDVVQEVKRIDKVINKEEMEIDRLSARVLARQQPTASDLRLIIIAIRIAVDLERMGDEAVKVARLAGVMAESPYGCQAMPGYQALVEMTVCGMDMLGKAMDAFANLDLGNVVHIVGDEERMDVALKEAMAEMEKAFSKPEIECKYLLEMVLALRASERITDHAANIAESMVYLTEGKDVRHMNTEKLSKFMAELEAENSSES